The Musa acuminata AAA Group cultivar baxijiao chromosome BXJ3-6, Cavendish_Baxijiao_AAA, whole genome shotgun sequence region CTAATCTCAGGAGTGGTACTCTTTTATTTCCCACCTACCTGCTTTGTTCTCAGACGAGCGATCGGCGGGTCCCACATCGAGCCCCACCAGACGTCGAACCACCACGCGGGTTGTTAGTTAGACTGGGGGAGATAGATTTATTGGAAGCCGATGGCGTGTGAAGCACAACGGAACGAACCTCGACGACGGAGATGGAGGACAGACGGAGGGAGATGGCGAGGCGAGGGGGGCTGGAGGATGAGTACGATTATCTGTTCAAGGTGGTGCTGATCGGCGACTCCGGCGTCGGCAAATCCAACCTCCTCTCCCGCTTCACCCGCAACCACTTCTCCATCGACTCCAAGTCCACCATCGGCGTCGAATTCGCCACACGAACCCTCCAGGTCCAGTCCCTTCTCTAATTCCCTCTGCGAGCTGCAAAGTGGGTCCGCTTTGATGTCCCTCCGTCGCTTCGATGATTCTCTCGCGACATGTTCTCTTATCTCATTTATTTTCCGAGTTGTATGTGTTTCTCTGAGCCTGATCCGACTCTGAACATGCAGACATGCCACTTTTGATGGAAATTTTGGTTCTTTTTCTGATTTTACTGATTCTTGTATCCAAAACTCGTTTTTTGATTGTTATTTCCAGAAAGTAACCGTGACTCAATTAGAAGTTCCTTAGTTGGATATACTGATTCCTTGAATCCAAAACTCGTCTCTTGATTGGTATTTCTAGTAGCCATGGTTCAAATTGaattaatttcatagtaaggaTTTGTTAAGTTGACTATTCTCTCTTAATTTCATTGTCATCTAGTGGAGCTTCATGGATAAATTTACTTGAATTCTGGCATAAAAATTGAGCAGCCCTAGATTTACTGTAAGCGAACATGCCAAATGATGGTAAATGGATGTGGAGATTGAATTTGCAAACTAGGAGGTTCTCTTCAGACAGAAAATTCACAATTTGACAAGAAACAGGATACTcgttcttctttttttccttctcttgaGATATATGGGTAGTTACTCTGGATTTTATCTCTAGTAAACCCTTCTGAGACCCCCACCAAGATATCCAAACAAGTGGCTCGGTTGTGGCTGGAATTACAATATCAATGcatgatttcttcttttttcttggaAAATCATCAGGTAGATTACATAGTTCATTTCTTTATATAAAGTTCTCGGTTGTACTTTTATGTAATGAATGTTGCCTATTAGTTTGTTAGGACCCTATTGTTTGTAAATATTTGGTTGACATGTCTACTGTGATACTTGAAATTTCCTAGATCGTTATCTTTTACCCAAGTTTTGGTTTGACATATCAATTCTGCTTTTCTGCCTTTGCCTTTCCAGCAAAAAGAACTGTCTCCATAAGGAGTCAGTATTTTCTCTTTGCTTGGTGTCAGTATTTGCCTCTGGTTAATTTCCTGCATGACTTGAAAATTTTATGTGGATTTCTCTCTGACTAATCTTCATTGTTAGTATTTGAAATAACAGATTAACACATCTTAGAAGATAATTTGACTTTTTACAGCATACACAAATCAATATGGTAGTCTTGATTTGATGGTGAAAGTTGCAGTTAGTCTGCCAGTAATCTTGGCATCTCTCCTTCTCCAATCTATACTTTAGTCTGCTCTGTTCTCATAGTTCTCTGCATGCCATATAATGTTCGTGAGAAGGCTGAACCTGGAAGTCTTTAATTGGTCTTGACAAACAATTGCTGAACCTTATATTTCTTTCACTTATTCTGGTATGTTTTAGATGAAAGTAGTAATGGACACACTTAAAAGTCCATTTAAATTGTCTAATTGAAACCTAGTTTAACAATCCTAATATAGACTTCATTTTAACCTTGCAACTTTGGATCAAACATCTAAACTCAAGAGGGAGTGACATTCACAAAGATGTGAATCGATTAATATGGGTGTTAACATAtacaaatatcatatttgttaCTTTAGAAAAAATCGTGTGTCATTGTTATGTAACTCATCATAATAAACAAGATATGTCTTGTGAAATGGTACTTAGATTTTGCGActaatctttcttcttttttgcttgTTGCACATTTCAAATGTCCTCACTGATCTAACCATTCCTTTCTTGATGTAGTACTactattttttgttttatttgattTCTCGTTAGCATCTCTTGCAGTAACTATGATTCATAATGATCATGGTGATGTAGAAGGGTATGGAGGATAAATTAAGTTGTTGAGCAAAGCTACAAGCAGTGAGAGTTAATAATTTAGCAACTGGATTGGTCTTGAATTATTTTTTGTAGACAGTCATCGATCTTCTAGATATGTTTTCATGTAGAAAGGTCACATGGAAATTTAAGCTACATTCTTTATAGTATGTTGATGGTTTGAATGCCTATttgtttttatttcttcaatatgTTATCCTTTTCACTTGGTATTTTTTCCACCTCTTCTTACCTTTCTCAGGTAGAAGGCAAGACAGTGAAAGCACAGATATGGGACACAGCAGGCCAGGAACGATACCGGGCAATTACCAGTGCTTACTACCGCGGTGCTCTTGGTGCACTGCTCGTCTACGACGTAACCAAACCGAAGTCCTTCGAGAATGTCGACCGGTGGCTCAAGGAGCTGCGTGATCACGCCGACGCCAACATCGTGGTCATGCTCATCGGCAACAAGACTGATCTCAAACACCTTCGTGCCGTCGCCTCCGAGGACGCACAGAGCTTCGCTGAGAAGGAAGGTCTCTCCTTCGTCGAGACCTCTGCGCTCGAGGCCACAAACGTGGAGAAGGCCTTTCAGATCGTTCTCGCGGAGATATATCGGATCATCAGTAAGAAGTCCTTGGCGTCGTCAACTCAGCCTCCTACAGAAGGAATCAAAGAAGGGAGCACAATTGTGGTTTCAGGGTCTGATACAAGCAGTACACAAACTAGGTGCTGCTCCACATAGATGTACAACGAATCTAATAGGGATTGTGTTGCTCAAATGCTAGTAATCTGCAGACTCTCATAATTCCCATGGGAAGTCATATCATTCACCAGATATATCTGTAAGGAACGGCTGGTTTATATCTTGTGAGCCTTGGTTGAATTCTTTTGGATGAGCAACATAAAGCAATTCTTGTCGGGGACACCACCTGCAATGCTTGAGCAGCAAGGTGGCGTAATGGATAAGTTAGTTTGATACATTACCACTAGACCAATGTTTAAGgtattttatcatgatattgtTGTTTGTTTGGATTAAGCAAGTGAAAGCTCATACTTGGCTCAACAAGCTGGTGGGTTTAAGACCCGGTCCAAGGATTGATGTGGGACAGATCAGTTGGATTCGTAAAACCAAGTCAAGGCTCGGCCTCACCATCTTCGTGCTGTTGAGCACGAGATGAGCTCTTCGTGTGACCCGTCTCAACAAAACCCTAAACTCGATTGCCACATGGTCTCCTCTGTCACCTTCTTGCCCATATTCTTGCGATTCCTTCGGAAACCCATCCTTTGGCTCAGCTTATTGAATCGGATTCCCTGTAAGTGCACTTTTATTCTGTGCATTGTTGCCGACTGATGATTGTTTCATTTTAcaatgtgggcttttgctttattGTGTTGCTGTTCTTCTCCTCTTACCATGTGTTTGTTATATGGTCGGTCGTGATTGATTCCTGACCACTAGCAAACACAAGGGACTAACTTTAAAAAGCCAGTTAGATCATAATTATTGAGGTTAGATCCTCTTCATCtctactttttttttccttttcttgtacGTCACTTCAGGATCTAACTTTAGTGTCACACTTCAGGACCTAACTTAGTGTTGAAAAGACTCAATTAGGAATCACATCTAACTTGAGTTCAGGATCTGACTTAATGTTGAAGAGACTAAACTAGGAATCACATCTAACTTGAGTATTGAAGAGACTAAATTAGGAATCACATAATCTAAACACAAATCAATCACCATGTCGATTCCTTGAGATTTATTAGACAATTTAGTGTGGATTGAGCCGAGTTGGTCGGGTTCTAGGCCAACCAAGTTTGTTGTTCTTCTTAGAAACCAAGTTTACAACACAGCAATCATGACCGAAGCATTCGAATCAAAGTTCACCAGATGGGGGATGCAGCAATGTACAGTGAATCCGAGAAGAAAGTCATGTCTTAGCTTTATCATTTAGGCTTTAGGTATTTGGCCTGCCTAAAGCCCACAAGATGCCATTCTGTTCCATGCATCCATgtgtttcttctcctctttctatgAAATAATAGGATAAATTGACCAAACTATCATCAGAAGCCATATCAAATAAATTTCGTTCCCTGATGAGATCATGCATTGTTGTGCAGTAGTCTCAAATGACAACCATCAGATAATTATACTAATTACTGCTCTCTGGAATTATGTACTTGGAAACACATGTTTGTTTGTGCATTAGAAACATGTTTGTGCAGCAGTCTCAAGTGACAACCATCAGATAATGATACTAATCACCGCTCTCTGGAAGTATATGTACTTGGAGCAACATGTTTGTTTGTGCATTAGAAATATTTGTGCAGCAGTCTCAAATGACAACCATTAGATAATGATACTAATCACTGCTCTCTGGAAGTATGTACTTGGAGCAACATGTTTGTTTGTGCAATAGAAATATTTGTGCAGCAGTCTCAAATGACAACCATCAGATAATGATACTAATCACTGTTCTCTGGAATTATGTACTTGGAGCAACATGTTTGTTTGTGCATTAGAAATATTTGTGCTGCAGTCTCAAATGACAACCATCAGATAATGATACTAATCACTGCTCTCTGGAATTATGTACTTGGAGCAACATGTTTGTTTGTGCATTAGAAATATTTGTGCTGCAGTCTCAAATGACAACCATCAGATAATGATACTAATCACTGCTCTCTGGAATTATGTACTTGGAGCAACATGTTTGTTTGTGCATTAGAAATATTTGTGCTGCAGTCTCAAATGACAACCATCACATAATGATACTAATCACTGCTCTCTCTGGAAATATGTACTTGGTGCAACATGTTTGTGCATTAGAAGCATGATTGTGCAGAAGTCTCAAATGACAACCATCAGATAATGATACTAATCACTGCTCTCTGGAATTATGTACTTGGAGCAACATGTTTGTTTGTGCATTAGAAAACCTAGAAAAATTAACAACATCGATAATCTTGAGCTTTTACAGAAGAAATACAGATAAATGTTGAATGAGCTACAACACAATATATTGTAACAATTTCTCCAAAAACAAATCATCAGAGAAGTTCTACATTAATCGAGAGCGGATATCACATTCAGTAATCACCCAATTGTACTCAGCTTTAGGTGCAAAATAATTGCTTCAAACAAAACTGTTCAAACTACAGATGATACAAGCTGAAGCATGGCCGAAAAGGAATTTAATATATCATAAGTTGTTTCTGAACCAACCAAAAAGGTGTGTATACAATGAACAACTATCATTAGTAGCAAACATGTTACAAAATGCAAACTAAAAGGTAAGGATGAAGAAAAGATATATTAATCAATTAAATCATGCAGATGAGGAAAACATTGTCAATGCGAAAACTCATAAAAGTCATACTAATAGCCTACCAGTGTTGCTCCCCAAGGTGACCATTTTGATACAATCATGTGAGTTCCTGCTATTGTGTTCTCAATCCCAGAAAGGAAGACGAGAGGATCCTAAAGAGCCCATCAGGGTTGTCAGCATGCACCTGAAAGCAAAAAACATTACATGTCAAGTGCACAGGAACTTGCTAACTATATGCTAATGATTAAATATGCCTATAACATTTTCTCGTCGAATATTCCTTGATCCGTGAAATGCCTAGGATAGAAGATAACTCTAGTGGAGCTCATTTGGAACATTATAAATGTACAGCATTCGCGGGACCAAAACCAACAATATCCTTCATGATGATTTTCCACCTTtggattttttcttttttcaattaCTCTTCATTGTCTAGCAGACAAATTGCAGAACATTCCCAAACAACAGCACATCAATAACAATGGTGAGAAACATAATGACACAAGAATGTAGGAAACATACCCAGTGACCAGCATCTTCAAGAACATGTAGCTGAACCCCAGCTCCCTCATCTGCAGCCAATTCTTCTGCAGCACGAATTCTTCGAAGATCTTCAAGAGCCCATCTATGTAAGCTTCTCTCAGCCTTCAAAAAATTCACATGAACACCACGAGGGACATTTTCCACGGTTTCCCTGCCAATATGTAGATCAGACATAAGGAATTGCTAATGATATTTATGTAACAGTGTGAACTAGAAACAATGTTTCTATACCATAAATTTGTTTCTTCGTAGGACTTGTACATGTCAGCAATGCCCTTGAGGTCAAAAATCCATGAGAAGCCCGATGATGGTGAACCAGGTTGACTAACTGGCCGGAGATTTGTGGCCATCCACTAGGAAAAGAACATTTTAAAAAGATCATGCTCAATGGATGATACATTAACTAGAAACCGATGGCGGTAACCAAAGCAGAATACTTAAACTATACCTTTTATTCAAAATTTCAATTAAAGATACACTAGGTGTCTCCTAGTGTAGCATATACCTGACGGTAACAACTAGATGTTTGATTTTCATTTATACTCTAGCTTTAGCATGTTTACTCTAGTTTCTCTATGGCCACAAGGACCAATTCACAGCCTATAAAACCAAAAATATATTTGTACTGAGagaagcaagaaaaaaaaaaatacagaaaGAAAGCATGTCTTCAACCAAAGTTGATGTACTTTTAGAGAGCTGTTACATCATTCAGAAGTAAACTGGATCAACTGGCATCTGCatcaatttcaattttttctcatACACCATGGAAATAACAGGCTATGCTTAGTGTTAATCTTCACACTTCACATCATGTCAAATAACTTAGTAAATTGAATCTTTACCTGAAAATGATCCAGATTAGGTTGGTTTTCTTATAACATAAGAGTGAAGTTCTCACATTCAAACTTAGCTTAATTGGTGATATGCTCGAATTTTCATCTAGATAGATCCTCAACAATCATTAAGATAACCTCATGTTGAACATAACAATAAATGAATGCATAGGCATTACGAAAATTAATACTGTCTTTGCCATTTGGAAAGAGAATAATATGAAGCATTTGTCTAAGGAACCATTCGAAAAATACAACCACATTGCCATATTTTAACATATAAAACCAAAAAAACAAGTTAACATCCTGGCAACATGCTCTGTTATTTTGATGGTGAATGTGTGTGAACATACAAGGCTCCAGAGTACAAGTTTATATAAGAAACTGTAGTTAACTAAGGGAGTTAGCATTGAGGTTACTCATACCCGGGCAATGTCTTTAGAAAATCCCTCCTGAATCAGAGCATCTACAACATTCTGCTTTGAAGAGACCTGATAAGCATGTAAGCATTAAAGTGTACAGATCTTGCAATTAAGAATTAGAATCCACAGAAAACACATTGTATCATGACAACAAAAGCAATCGATTAATTTTTGTGGACTGGTGAGCAATTTTTAAACCTAGAAGTTCACAGGTAAGCTAGGAATTTACTTCCAAGAAGCTTTAAGAAGTAAGAACCCAGCTCCAAGAAATATCAATAACATGATTGAATTTTTTATATGTTGGTAAACTGGTATACCTAAAATTCAATTACAAACAGTATGCATAGGACCAATAACTTCTTCTGCATTAGGGACAATGAGAAGAACTCTTTTCAAAGAAACACACCTGCCTTGGCATCATACTCAAAAAAGCAATCAATTCTCCAGGATGATCTTCACCATCTCCTCCAGCTCGAACCTTCCCGGGAGTAGCATCAAGAACCCAAACCTTTTAAGATAATGTCAAACTTTTTACTTATTATGTATTTTTCTTATGGCTTTGATGGTAAGAACTTAAGCTCTAAattacttatgatattttttataataaattaggtactaAAGATGGTGAAAAAGAAATATATCAAATCGTCAAAGTTAAGGAAAAAAAGTATAAGGACTTAGATAATATTCGATTCATTAAAGAGAAGATCAAGGAGtacttgttaatgataatgagattaaggaaagataaagaaaattatttttataaattatttaatgaatattccacaCATGACTTAGATTTAACGataaataatagtggtagatttaataattatagcTTTGCTCATAAAATTAGAGCTAATGAAATAAAAGACGCATTAAAAAAGATGAAAATAGCAAAGAGTATGAGGTATGATGTTATCCCTATTGAGATCTAGAAACGTTTAAGGGACAAGAGAGTAGCTTAATTAACTAtcttatttaacaaaattataaAATTCGGAAGGATGTTTGATGAATGAAGAAAGAGCTTTTTTGtgtcaatttataaaaataaaagtgaCATACAAAATTGTTTAAATTATAGATGAATTAAATTCATGAGTCATACTATAAAACTTcaggaaaaaattattgaaagtagGATAACGCTTAAAATAAATATctctaaaaattaatttggttttaTGTCTGGAAAATCAACCATgaaagctatttatttattaagacaattaataaAAAGTATAGAGAGAAAAGGAAagatttgcatatgatttttattaactTAGAAAAAGCATATGATAGGATTCCTAAAGATTTATTATTAtgggttttagaaaagaaaggtgtatctattaattatattaatgttattaAATATATGTATGAGAAAATAGCTACTAAAGTTAAGACTATAGGGAGTGTGTTTGATGAGTTTGCTATTAGCATAAGATTACATTAAAGATCTACATTAAGTCCCTagtttttcacattgataataaaTGAACTTACTAGTCACTTATATGATAGACCTCCTGGCATAtgttatatattgatgatattgtcTTAATTGATGAGCGCTtaagtggaattaattataaacttaagcTATAGTGGCAAGTcttaaaaattaaagattttagattaagtaggactaaaattaaatataaaaaaatataattttagtgattatatatatatatatatatatatatataagaaaatataattaaGTTGAATGGACAAAAAATCTTTTTGAATAAAAGCTTCAGGTATTTTAGATCGTCAACAAGATGaagagatcgatgaagatattattcatagaataaaaaATCGTATGGTTAAAATGCTAAGAGGCGttaggagtcttgtgtgatcatcgaataccttaagattaaaaaaaaaattgtaaaatagttgtgagaccaataatgttttatggatctaagtgttgggcagttaagaaacaacaaatacaaaaagtttgtgttgctgaaatgagaatattgagatggataTATCGAGTTATtagaaaatataagaaaaaaaataccttTATTCTtgaacaactaggtatcgctTCGATATACCATAAGATGAGAGAACATCGTTTAAGATGGTACGAGCATGTGTTTATGAGACCTCTAGATGCGGTAATCAGAAGAAGtgaaaataattaatgttagtgataTGAGAAGAGTTAGAGGAAGACTTAAAAAtatcttaatagaaactataaataaagatttaagtattctAAACTTAACTGAGTATATGACTTTTGCCAGATCTCAATGACGATAAAAAATCCACGTAGCCAACcctaaatagttgagacttacggcttcgttgttgttgttattattgtataaacaTATATTTACAAGCAAGCATCAAGTAAACTACGATCTTACCCTGACAGGTCTAGCAAGAGGTTTTGCAGCTTGTTCTACCATACTTAAGGCCACTGATAGAAGACAATTATAATGCAAATAACATTAGAGTACACAAATTGAATGATCATCAATAAACAACCAAAATAGTGAAGAAATACCTTTTCCGCCAAAGCTGTGACCAACTAAGACACGAGGTGTCACTCTAAGTTGTGCAACCTGTTTTGAGATAAAAATATCAGATAATAAAAAAAGagttaacaacaagaaaatttaacaattttcttgttaaatttaacaataagaaaatttaagaagtaattgcttaacaaaagagcaAAGCACCAAATAGTTAATAtctaataagaataaaaaaaaacaaatttcgGATACTAATTTTGCTGGTACTATAACCATTGAGATACAATACTTATATGGATCAAGGAATCAACACTCAAGTTCCTACACCATACTGAACCCTCTCAGATTTAATTGGTAATGTATAATATTGAAATACAGCatatatcaacaaaaagaagtataTAAAAGACTTGATTGAAGGCTTAAAGTATTGACATACTTAATATGGTTTATTGCATGCCAGTAATAAGTTGGACCAATATCCATGGATCTGAGTTGCTCACTCATCAGGTACATCATCATCTACCATTTATGTGgattttcagaaaaaaattatTCTGACATGACAACACTAGATCTCTATGTTTAACCTTTTAGAAGACATAAAAATATACTAAATATCGCCAAGTAAAAACAAGTAGTTGAATACAGTGCGTGAAATGCAGAAAATAACCTGTGCAAAATTTAAGTGGCGGCTATAAAATACCTACAAGCTTTAAAACGTCAAGTGCAGCTGAGGCAACAGTATGAAGCCTCAGAAATCCATGGATCTGAGTTGCTCACTCATCAGGTACATCATCATCTACCATTTATGTGgattttcagaaaaaaattatTCTGACATGACAACACTAGATCTCTATGGTTAACCTTTTAGAAGACATAAAAATATACTAAATATCGCCAAGTAAAAACAAGTAGTTGAATACAGTGCGTGAAATGCAGAAAATAACCTGTGCAAAATTTAAGTGGCGGCTATAAAATACCTACAAGCTTTAAAACGTCAAGTGCAGCTGAGGCAACAGTATGAGGCCCATTTTTCTTTATCAATGCCGATTCACCATGGCAACGCAAGTCAACTAAAAGAAACTGCATTTAAAAGAGTATAGCAACAACAGAAGTGTAAAGAAAAGAACAAATAATTGATAAGATGCATCCTTTGAGGACTATCAAGGATATTAGGTATTTGTGTTTCTACCAATATTTATTTAGAGGttgtcaaaattaaaaaaaaaataactttatGCAACTAAATACTCAACTTTATGTTGAAAAGACAAGCAACAGTTAAAAGAGATGCTATGCTGCATAGACTTGCATTAGCTATGAACACATGCAAAGACAAGCAATTTCACAGAAAATGATATAATGTATCACTTAGATGTAGGAAGGAATCATTTCTAAAGAACGGTCCATGTAAAGGCATggagaaacaagaagaaagagaagttTACTACAGCTGCTTATTATCTCAGTGGAGGAGCTATTATCTAGGTCAGAGTTTGGATATCAACAAACATGTGGACAGATGCTACGAGGCTGGTCAAGCTTTATGTAGTTTGTGACATACCTGCCACGTCGGAAACTCTTGCGCCAATCTCTTAGCAAAAGACCCTGTAATATTTTAACCACAAATCATCAGCATCAACCGAATAGAATAACTTATGAAATTTTGCATCTAATTTCACTTTCACCATcatgatatataaatatatatatttggatgGATTTTTTTTTACACTATAATAGTTATTTGTGACAAATTACAAAGCCTCAGGATTCCAAGCATAGGCATTACTGAAAAAGAAATCTGGAAAGCATTGCACTATTTTTTTCAATTAAATGCATAAGAATAATGAAAGATAGCTAATAACCAGGCCAAGATAACAAAATCATGCTTTCATAAACTGAATAAAGCAATAAAGAAATAGGCAGATAACTATCTTATGGTAGCTTTTAAGAaacaattcaaatcaacaaagtcagcaACTTGTAAGCCTAAGTAGCTTACTCACCCCAGTTCTTCCTGGAACCAAGAATTCCATGCAGGAGAACAGCAGTTGGTGGATCAGGTATTGACTTGTCCGTAAAAGAATTCCAACTTACCTGCACAAAAAGTAGTAAGTTTTTAAACTATGTAGTCAATAAGGATTCCACCTGGGCACTCCAAAATAGAAAGAGAATACAACACATAACTCCACTAAATCATATAATTTAGTTTGAAACTCTTAAAAAGTGACTATAAAAGTGAATACAACACATAACTTTTCAAATAAGTTAATATGGCAACAACATAGACACACAAATTAATTCAAATTGATAAGAAGATCGAATAACGAATCAAATGGTTGTTTTGATAAACAAAAACTAACTAATAATGATATACAGTTGAAACTTCAGATGAATCGTAGCAGTAAAGTCAATTTACGTCTGACTTAATCAACTTCGACCATTTGGAGTAGTGGCCTCCAACAAAAAATTAAATGCAAGGACAAAGATACAAGCAAATAAGCATctaacataacaataggagactgAATTAGCAATTGGCTTACAAGGCTTCCTTGGACCAGATCATATGCCTGCATAAGATTAAAAGAAATATCAAGTTAAACAATCGTTATGATCAATAATAAGAAATTCTTTATCGTATATATTGCATGTATTTACGCAAAATGATGTTTCCTATGTCACTGCTAGCTCCGATGTTCTAAATATTATAATGCATAATCTTAATAAATTCATTACTGACCAGCGCTAAGTTAGGTTTCACAACATTAGGTGGCTGAACAATTTTATCATCAACTAACGCCATGCGCGCATGTAATCTTTGATGAGATGAAGCATATTTTATCtttggatcatgtagagaaaatcgaCCAACATGGCATGTGTAATCCTGCAACCAAACAAAATatgaatgtaaatgacaataaatgAGACTTCAATGTAACGAAAACAAATTTAGTTCTCCTTTTCCAATCATCTAATcagtgatgatgataataagCAAAAGGTTGCATCAAACAACAAACTCGATTTCGTCCAGACCAATCTTTGGTGACTCGAGGTTACCGATTCGAGCATGAACCAATACATGGACCACCCCATTTTGGACCAGTCCAGTCTGGTCCAGTTTGCGGATTTAATCTTTTAAAGGCCCTCTCCATCTCCTCATTGCTCGACCACCATCATATGCTATCGTCTGTccaccctcttcctcctcctttgtcTTTCGTCTTCCTTTTTCTCCTTGGACCATGGTACATCCCGACATACTATGTATTGGTACACACGCGGACTGAACCAATATCAGTCCGGTCATTGACTGGAACAAGTCCAACAACCACAACAAAG contains the following coding sequences:
- the LOC135641843 gene encoding ras-related protein RABA2a-like — protein: MEDRRREMARRGGLEDEYDYLFKVVLIGDSGVGKSNLLSRFTRNHFSIDSKSTIGVEFATRTLQVEGKTVKAQIWDTAGQERYRAITSAYYRGALGALLVYDVTKPKSFENVDRWLKELRDHADANIVVMLIGNKTDLKHLRAVASEDAQSFAEKEGLSFVETSALEATNVEKAFQIVLAEIYRIISKKSLASSTQPPTEGIKEGSTIVVSGSDTSSTQTRCCST
- the LOC103988134 gene encoding uncharacterized protein LOC103988134 isoform X1 yields the protein MAGVSDLAVSRGWGRGWTVAGVGKGSGVRAIALLDPSARWRVPVRLQDYTCHVGRFSLHDPKIKYASSHQRLHARMALVDDKIVQPPNVVKPNLALAYDLVQGSLVSWNSFTDKSIPDPPTAVLLHGILGSRKNWGSFAKRLAQEFPTWQFLLVDLRCHGESALIKKNGPHTVASAALDVLKLVAQLRVTPRVLVGHSFGGKVALSMVEQAAKPLARPVRVWVLDATPGKVRAGGDGEDHPGELIAFLSMMPRQVSSKQNVVDALIQEGFSKDIARWMATNLRPVSQPGSPSSGFSWIFDLKGIADMYKSYEETNLWETVENVPRGVHVNFLKAERSLHRWALEDLRRIRAAEELAADEGAGVQLHVLEDAGHWVHADNPDGLFRILSSSFLGLRTQ
- the LOC103988134 gene encoding uncharacterized protein LOC103988134 isoform X2; this translates as MAGVSDLAVSRGWGRGWTVAGVGKGSGVRAIALLDPSARWRVPVRLQDYTCHVGRFSLHDPKIKYASSHQRLHARMALVDDKIVQPPNVVKPNLALAYDLVQGSLVSWNSFTDKSIPDPPTAVLLHGILGSRKNWGSFAKRLAQEFPTWQFLLVDLRCHGESALIKKNGPHTVASAALDVLKLVAQLRVTPRVLVGHSFGGKVALSMVEQAAKPLARPVRVSSKQNVVDALIQEGFSKDIARWMATNLRPVSQPGSPSSGFSWIFDLKGIADMYKSYEETNLWETVENVPRGVHVNFLKAERSLHRWALEDLRRIRAAEELAADEGAGVQLHVLEDAGHWVHADNPDGLFRILSSSFLGLRTQ